In the genome of Pseudoliparis swirei isolate HS2019 ecotype Mariana Trench chromosome 3, NWPU_hadal_v1, whole genome shotgun sequence, one region contains:
- the LOC130210669 gene encoding ras and Rab interactor 1-like isoform X2, with translation MAQVEPLYDFPEPTQSLERKLPGPPKGRGSLRSVSVLDRLLLTVPVWLQLSINPATALHILQREPPGSFLVRKSRTSQRNVLCVRLADDSVPSFVQQFGIREEHSSKTLCLETSAIRFPDLPRLISFYCVSRDVLRFPLELPEAIAKATSHKELESISHMGIEFWNSHLNVRGPREAPKPQRDEEKPDAVTSVPPAAAPQTDSAPQPDSDNRLKTATRSSTDDKRAEFVVQTPHVHPQS, from the exons atggcgCAAGTAGAGCCGCTGTATGATTTCCCGGAGCCCACCCAGTCGTTAGAGCGGAAGTTGCCGGGGCCTCCAAAGGGCCGGGGCTCCCTGAGAAGCGTCAGCGTACTGGACCGTCTCCTGCTCACAGTCCCCGTCTGGCTGCAGCTCTCCATCAACCCGGCCACCGCTCTGCACATCCTGCAGAGGGAGCCTCCTGGG TCCTTCCTGGTGCGCAAGTCTCGCACGTCCCAGAGAAATGTGCTGTGTGTGCGCTTGGCGGACGACAGCGTGCCGTCCTTTGTTCAACAATTTGGCATCAGGGAGGAACATTCCAGCAAAA CTCTGTGTCTGGAGACTTCAGCCATCCGCTTTCCAGATCTCCCAAGACTAATTTCCTTCTACTGTGTCAGCAG AGATGTTTTACGCTTCCCGTTGGAGCTTCCTGAAGCCATCGCAAAGGCGACATCCCACAAAGAGCTGGAGTCCATCTCACATATGGGAATCG AATTCTGGAATTCCCACCTAAACGTCCGTGGGCCCCGGGAGGCCCCGAAGCcccagagagacgaggagaagcCAGACGCGGTCACCTCGGTCCCACCCGCCGCCGCCCCACAGACGGATTCAGCCCCCCAGCCCGACTCAGACAACCGGCTCAAGACGGCGACTCGTTCCAGCACCGACGACAAACGCGCAG AATTCGTTGTG